Proteins encoded together in one Lathyrus oleraceus cultivar Zhongwan6 chromosome 5, CAAS_Psat_ZW6_1.0, whole genome shotgun sequence window:
- the LOC127086536 gene encoding shaggy-related protein kinase eta: MASMPLGPHHHQPLQPAPLPLPLPLPPSQLQEAKTVSEAPKTTAASGVSDMDTDKEMPATVVDSNDAVTGHIISTTIGGKNGEPKRTISYMAERVVGTGSFGIVFQAKCLETAEAVAIKKVLQDKRYKNRELQLMRVMDHPNVISLKHCFFSTTSRDELFLNLVMEYVPETMYRVLNHYNNINQRMPLIYVKLYTYQIFRGLAYIHTVPGVCHRDVKPQNLLVDPLTHQVKLCDFGSAKILVKGEANISYICSRYYRAPELIFGATEYTTSIDIWSAGCVLAELLLGQPLFPGTNQVDQLVEIIKVLGTPTREEIRCMNPDYTDFRFPQIKAHPWHKVFHKRMPPEAIDLASRLLQYSPSLRCSALEACAHPFFDELREPNARLPNGRPLPPLFNFKQELSGASPELINKLIPEHIRRQTGLGFPYPG, encoded by the exons ATGGCCTCCATGCCGTTGGGGCCGCACCACCATCAACCGCTGCAACCAGCGCCACTACCGTTACCGTTACCGTTACCTCCGTCGCAGTTGCAAGAGGCGAAAACCGTGAGCGAAGCACCGAAAACGACGGCGGCTAGTGGAGTCTCCGATATGGACACTGATAAA GAAATGCCAGCTACTGTAGTTGACAGTAATGATGCAGTCACTGGTCACATAATTTCAACTACCATTGGAGGCAAAAATGGTGAACCTAAACGG ACAATCAGTTACATGGCCGAACGTGTTGTTGGCACAGGTTCATTTGGAATAGTTTTCCAG GCAAAGTGCTTGGAGACTGCTGAGGCAGTGGCTATAAAGAAAGTTTTGCAGGATAAGCGGTACAAAAATCGTGAGTTGCAGTTAATGCGCGTGATGGATCACCCAAATGTAATTTCTTTGAAGCACTGTTTCTTCTCTACAACAAGCAGAGATGAACTGTTTCTGAACTTGGTGATGGAATATGTGCCTGAGACGATGTACCGAGTTCTAAATCACTACAATAATATCAACCAGAGAATGCCCCTAATCTACGTGAAGTTATATACATATCAG ATCTTTAGAGGGCTGGCATATATTCATACTGTACCGGGGGTTTGCCATAGGGATGTGAAACCCCAAAATCTATTG GTTGATCCTCTCACTCACCAAGTTAAGCTTTGTGATTTTGGAAGTGCAAAAATTCTG GTCAAGGGTGAAGCAAACATTTCATACATATGTTCGCGCTACTATCGAGCTCCAGAACTAATATTTGGGGCTACAGAATACACAACTTCTATTGATATCTGGTCAGCTGGTTGTGTCCTTGCAGAACTTCTTCTAGGCCAG CCATTGTTCCCAGGAACAAATCAAGTGGATCAACTTGTGGAAATTATTAAG GTTCTTGGTACTCCAACTCGAGAAGAAATTCGATGTATGAACCCTGATTATACTGATTTTAGATTTCCTCAGATTAAAGCCCATCCTTGGCATAAG GTTTTTCACAAACGAATGCCTCCTGAAGCAATTGACCTTGCATCAAGGCTTCTTCAATACTCACCAAGTCTTCGTTGCAGTGCG CTGGAAGCATGTGCACATCCTTTCTTTGATGAGCTCCGAGAGCCCAATGCTCGGCTTCCTAATGGTCGTCCTCTGCCTCCACTCTTCAACTTTAAACAGGAA TTATCTGGAGCATCTCCTGAACTGATCAATAAACTCATCCCAGAACATATCAGGCGGCAAACTGGTCTCGGCTTCCCATATCCCGGCTAG